In Sneathia sanguinegens, one genomic interval encodes:
- a CDS encoding UDP-N-acetylmuramoyl-L-alanyl-D-glutamate--2,6-diaminopimelate ligase yields MFENVEYEILQKGKDFVFNSIEYDSRKIQKGDIFVAMKGFSTDGNNYIDKAIKNGAVCILTDEKEHNFSAYKDISFYYIKDLRKHLGVICANLYGHPEKKLKIIGVTGTNGKTTSTYILENILENSSRVGTTNYRVKDKFYEAHNTTPESMDIIKLMAESVEKGVEYFIMEVSSHALALGRVDMLEFDGAIFTNLTQDHLDYHKTFEAYFKAKCHLMDLLKKDAKISLNVDDKYIKTIHSKKAVSFGIKNGEIRGEVLEYTNKGMNILIKVKDEIKKFHTSLIGEYNLYNILGVVSVLINLGIDLNEIVDKISKMKPVVGRFELIENNLNARIVVDYAHTPDGLENVLNTLKNITKGKVYCVFGAGGDRDKTKRPIMGKIATKYCDYLILTSDNPRTEDPLAILSDIEEGIKEQNYTKYIKIEKREEAIKYAISLLKENDGLMIAGKGHETYQIIGTKTRYFSDQEEVKKCLQNF; encoded by the coding sequence ATGTTTGAAAATGTTGAATATGAAATATTACAAAAAGGTAAAGACTTTGTATTTAATTCTATAGAATATGATTCAAGAAAAATACAAAAGGGAGATATTTTCGTTGCAATGAAAGGCTTTAGTACAGATGGCAATAACTATATAGATAAAGCAATAAAAAATGGAGCTGTTTGTATTTTGACCGATGAAAAAGAACATAATTTTTCTGCGTATAAGGATATAAGTTTTTACTATATTAAAGATTTAAGAAAACATCTTGGTGTAATTTGTGCTAATCTATATGGACATCCTGAAAAAAAATTAAAGATAATAGGTGTTACTGGAACTAATGGTAAGACTACAAGTACATATATTTTAGAAAATATTTTGGAAAATAGTTCAAGAGTGGGAACAACTAATTATAGGGTTAAAGATAAGTTTTATGAAGCACATAATACTACACCAGAATCTATGGATATAATAAAATTAATGGCTGAAAGTGTAGAAAAAGGTGTTGAATATTTCATAATGGAAGTTAGCTCACATGCACTAGCTTTGGGAAGAGTTGACATGCTTGAATTTGATGGGGCTATATTCACAAATTTAACACAAGATCACTTAGATTACCATAAAACTTTTGAGGCATATTTTAAGGCTAAATGTCATTTAATGGATTTGCTTAAAAAGGATGCTAAAATTAGTTTGAATGTAGATGACAAATACATAAAGACTATTCACTCTAAAAAAGCTGTTAGCTTTGGAATAAAAAATGGAGAAATAAGAGGAGAAGTCCTAGAATATACAAATAAGGGTATGAATATTCTAATTAAGGTGAAAGATGAAATAAAAAAATTCCATACAAGTCTTATTGGAGAATATAATCTATATAATATTTTAGGTGTTGTATCAGTCCTTATTAATCTTGGAATAGATCTTAATGAAATAGTTGATAAAATATCAAAAATGAAACCTGTTGTTGGAAGATTTGAACTAATAGAAAATAATCTAAATGCAAGAATAGTTGTTGATTATGCACATACACCAGATGGTCTTGAAAATGTACTTAATACTTTGAAAAATATAACAAAGGGAAAAGTATATTGTGTATTTGGTGCAGGTGGAGATAGAGATAAAACAAAAAGACCAATTATGGGAAAAATAGCTACAAAATATTGTGATTATTTAATATTAACATCTGATAATCCTAGAACAGAAGATCCCTTAGCAATATTAAGTGATATAGAAGAAGGAATAAAGGAACAAAATTATACTAAATATATAAAAATAGAAAAAAGAGAAGAAGCAATTAAATATGCAATTTCTTTGTTGAAAGAAAATGATGGTTTAATGATAGCAGGAAAAGGTCATGAAACTTATCAAATAA